Genomic DNA from Pseudodesulfovibrio sp. JC047:
TGGTGCCATTCCCCGCCGGGTGCTCGCCTTCATGCTCGAAGCGGAGCGTGAATTGTACAAGCTCGGTGTGCCGGTCAAGACCCGTCACAACGAAGTGGCTCCCGGTCAGTTCGAGATCGCTCCGGTTTTTGAACAGGCCAACCTCGCCACTGACCATAACCAGATGATCATGACCACCTTGAAAGGTGTCGCCAAGCGGTACGGCATGGCCTGTCTGTTGCACGAAAAACCGTTTGCCGGAATCAATGGGTCAGGCAAGCATCTCAACTATTCCCTGTCCACGGCCAAACAGGGGTCCCTGTACTCCCCGGGTGCCACTCCGCACGAGAACATGCAGTTCCTCGCCATTGTCGCCGCCACGATCCGGGCTGTCGAAAAGTACGGAAAGCTGTTGCGTGCCACGGTTGCCTCGGCTGGTAACGACCATCGTCTGGGGGCCAACGAAGCACCACCGGCCATTATTTCCATCTTTCTCGGTGGCGAACTTGCCGAGATCTTCAACCAGATCGAAATGGGTGATCTCAAGGGCACCAAGGCCAAGGGCAAATTGCGTGTCGGTGTTGACACCTTGCCGCCGCTGCCCATGGATTCCGGTGATCGTAACCGGACCTCGCCGTTCGCTTTTACCGGCAACCGGTTCGAGTTCCGGGCCGTTGGTTCCAATCAGTCCATTGCCGGGTCGCAGGTCGCATTGAACACCATCATGTCTGAGTCGTTGGATTTCGTGTGCGATGAGATCGAAAAGATTACCAAGGGCGATTTCAAAAAGTTGAATGCCGCTTGTCAGAAAGTCATCAAGGCGATCATGAAAAAGCATGGTCATGTGATTTTCAACGGTGACGGCTATGCGGATGCGTGGCAGAAAGAGGCCGAAAAACGCGGGTTGCCCAATCTCAAGGCCACTGTTGATGCCCTGCCCAGTCTGATCGACGAGGATGTCGTGAAGGTGTTCAGTGACTATGGCGTCTTGTCCAAGGATGAGATGTATTCCCGGCACGAAATCTTTTTCGAGCAGTACAATCACCATGTTCACACCGAGTCCGCGCTGGTCGTCAAGATCGCCAAGACCATCATCCTTCCCGCAGCCATTCGCTATCAGGGAGAATTGGCCGGAACCGCTGCCAGTCTCAAGGCCGCCGGTATTGAGCCGACCCTGGGGACACTGACTGAGCTGACCGACAAGTTGCGCAAATTGCAGAAAACCACTGATGTTTTGGAAGAGCTGATGGCACAGAATTCTTTCAAATCCGTGGTTGAAGAAGCTCGGTTCAAGAACGACAAGATTCTGCCTGCCATGCTTGAAGTTCGTGAAGTTGCCGATGATCTCGAAGGCATGGTCGCCGACGATCTCTGGGCACTCCCCAGCTATCAAGAAATGCTTTTTATTAAGTAGTCCGAACTCAAAGCCAAAAAAAAGAGAGTCCTGCGCGTGCGCTGGACTCTCTTTTTTTTGGCTTTGAGTTCGGAGGGGCGGCTTGCGATAGCGGCGCATCTGCACATTTTTCGGGTGCGGGTTCATCCTCACCGTAGCTGGGCTACGCCTCCGGTGAACCCGCACCCGAGAAAATGCACATCTGCACCACTCTCCCAAGCCTTGAGCCGTCGGGGAAGGAGAGCCGTTGTTGGGGGGCAATGCCCCCCAAGGCACTCCATTTTTTGGGGTCGGGTGCGGTGCACCCTTTTGAGGGAGAGGGGCGGGTGCTGTGCACCCTCTTTGAGGAGAGTTGCGGGTGCGATGCACCCTTTTGAGGGAAAGGTGTGGTGTCTTTTTTGGGGGAGAGGTGAGTGTTGGGTCGCCTTGTTGGGAGTAGAAAAAGATCAGGTCGGCTGGTGGCTGACCTGATCGTGTGGGTGGTGGACGTCGTTTTGGGTGATTAGCTGCGTTCCCACTGGCCGGTTTCTGCGCTTTTGAAAAGTGCGTCGATGACGTGCATGGAATCAAAGGCGTCCATGAGGGTGGCTGGTGGATTCGTGTCATCCAGAATGGCCCGGGCAAAGGCGTCGCCTTGCAGGGTGTACTGGTCGCAGGGGGCCAGTTCGATAGGGGTTGTGGTTTCGCCATCCTGCTGGAGCAGGATCGTACACGGTTCGTCCGGCGGAGCATTGAACGGGATCAGTATCTCGATGCGGCCCGTGGTGCCCAGGATGTTGACCCGTTGATAGGGGGCCATTTGGGTCGAGCAGGTAAAGGTCGAAATCCGGCCATTGAAATCCAACATGCCGGAAAAGACCCGGTCCGTGCCGAAATTTGGGTCTTGATTCATGAAGCTCATGACGCGACGGGGTTGCGCATTGAAGATGAACCGGGACAGGGCCACGGGATAGCAGCCGATGTCCATGAGACCGCCTCCGCCGAGGTCCGCTTTGTTACGGATGTTGTCCGGATCTGCATTGAAATAGGAAAAAAAGGATTGGATCGTCACCAGATCGCCGATCGCTCCTGTATCCACCAGTCGTTTGGCTTCTACCCATTGCGGATGGAACCGGAACATGAATCCCTCCATGACCTTGACGTCCGGTGAAAGGACTGTGGCGTTGATGAGCCGATTGACCTCGCCGCTGGTCAATCCCATAGGCTTTTCACACAGGACATGTTTGCCCTTGTCCATGGCCTTGAGCGTCCATTTGACATGCAGGTGGTTCGGCAGGGGAATGTATACGGCGTCAATCTGTTTGTCGGCCAGCAGCCTTTCATAGCTTCCATATGCCTTGGTAATGCCCAACTCATCAGCCACGGCCTGTGCGTTTTTACTCGATCGGGACGCGATGGCCGTGACCTCTGTCCATTTCCCTTTTTGCATGGCTGGAATGACCTTGGTGCGGGCGATCTTGGCGGTGGACAAAATACCGAAACGTATTTTTTTCATGAAATCCTCTTTGCTGTTGGTGCAGTGACGGATGTCTTTCCTACCGTGTTCATGGGCTGATTCGCAAGCGGAACCGTCGTCTTTCCGGTCAGAAGCCGAGAGCGATTTATTTGTGCGAGAGCCCGTGGAAGATTGTGACGATATATTGACAAAGTGACGATTCCATGATTCGGTTTAGACCGTTCTGCAAACGTTTGCGACGATGAAAGGAAAACGCGGTCGTGACGTTGGAATTCGGATTTTCAGCAGCGTTGTTTGAGACTCTTTTTGTGCAGGAATCACAATGACCTTCGAAGATACTCCGCATAGACGATTGAATCAATTGACGGGTGAATGGGTGTTGGTGTCGCCCCATCGGACCAAGCGTCCCTGGCAGGGGCAGCAGGAAGCGCCTGATATGACGATGCTGCCCGAATACGATGCCGATTGTTATCTGTGTCCCGGCAATGTCCGGGCTGGTGGTGCGGTCAATCCGTCCTACACGGATACCTTCGTCTTTACCAATGACTTTGCCGCGCTTTTGCCTGATGCTGGTGATGATGCGCCGACTCATTTCCCGAAAGATTCCCTGTTGGTGGCCGAACCGGAAACCGGTCTCTGTCGGGTGCTCTGTTATTCCCCCAGACATGATTTGACCCTGGCTCGACTCGGGACCGGCACGGCCCGGAAGGTCGTTGACCTGTGGTGCGAGGAGTTCCAGACGCTGGGCGCGCGGGATGATATCGGCTATGTCCAGATTTTCGAGAATCGTGGATCGGTCATGGGGTGTTCCAATCCGCATCCGCACGGACAGATATGGGCCACCCGCACCGTGCCCATGTATCCGGCCACGGAAGGGACTCGGCAGGCGGCCTTTGCCAGGAAACACGATTCCTGTCTGCTCTGCGACTATCTGGCTGTCGAGCGGGAGCGGGGCGAGCGTATCCTTTTTGAGAATGACGCGTTTGTGGTGTTGGTGCCGTTTTGGGCGACATGGCCGTTCGAGACCATGATTGTGCCGAAGCATCATATGTCGAATATTCTGGAGATGGATACGGACTGTCGCGATGCTCTGGCAGACGCCATGGTTCGGTTGAATATCCGGTACGACAATCTGTTCCAGACTTCCTTTCCTTATTCCATGGGAATTCATCAGGCCCCGACCGATGGGGCGGATCATGCACCGTGGCATTTCCATATCCATTATTATCCGCCGCTGCTGCGGTCCCGGTCAGTCAAAAAATTCATGGTGGGATATGAAATGATGGCCATGCCGCAACGGGATTTGACCGCCGAATCCGCGGCCAAGCGGCTTCGGGACCAGTCGGAACAGCATTATTTGGAGACGCGGTAATGGACTCCATCGCTTCTT
This window encodes:
- a CDS encoding Gfo/Idh/MocA family oxidoreductase, which translates into the protein MKKIRFGILSTAKIARTKVIPAMQKGKWTEVTAIASRSSKNAQAVADELGITKAYGSYERLLADKQIDAVYIPLPNHLHVKWTLKAMDKGKHVLCEKPMGLTSGEVNRLINATVLSPDVKVMEGFMFRFHPQWVEAKRLVDTGAIGDLVTIQSFFSYFNADPDNIRNKADLGGGGLMDIGCYPVALSRFIFNAQPRRVMSFMNQDPNFGTDRVFSGMLDFNGRISTFTCSTQMAPYQRVNILGTTGRIEILIPFNAPPDEPCTILLQQDGETTTPIELAPCDQYTLQGDAFARAILDDTNPPATLMDAFDSMHVIDALFKSAETGQWERS
- a CDS encoding glutamine synthetase III, with protein sequence MSGYQTRQNAIAAVTNYTPTVEPLNFSETSPTEVFGSNVFGDKVMKNMLPKDIYKSLMATKESGEEMDPAIAGPIAAAMKEWAISKGATHYTHVFYPLTGLTAEKHDGFLSPDGNGGAIAEFDAKLLIQGEPDASSFPSGGLRATFEARGYTAWDVTNPAYILENPNGTFLCIPTAFISWKGHALDKKTPLLRANQAIDKAGRRFLGLFGNDDGEMVVSNAGPEQEYFLLDRNFYFARPDLMVCGRTLFGAKPAKGQEMDDHYFGAIPRRVLAFMLEAERELYKLGVPVKTRHNEVAPGQFEIAPVFEQANLATDHNQMIMTTLKGVAKRYGMACLLHEKPFAGINGSGKHLNYSLSTAKQGSLYSPGATPHENMQFLAIVAATIRAVEKYGKLLRATVASAGNDHRLGANEAPPAIISIFLGGELAEIFNQIEMGDLKGTKAKGKLRVGVDTLPPLPMDSGDRNRTSPFAFTGNRFEFRAVGSNQSIAGSQVALNTIMSESLDFVCDEIEKITKGDFKKLNAACQKVIKAIMKKHGHVIFNGDGYADAWQKEAEKRGLPNLKATVDALPSLIDEDVVKVFSDYGVLSKDEMYSRHEIFFEQYNHHVHTESALVVKIAKTIILPAAIRYQGELAGTAASLKAAGIEPTLGTLTELTDKLRKLQKTTDVLEELMAQNSFKSVVEEARFKNDKILPAMLEVREVADDLEGMVADDLWALPSYQEMLFIK
- a CDS encoding UDP-glucose--hexose-1-phosphate uridylyltransferase, which produces MTFEDTPHRRLNQLTGEWVLVSPHRTKRPWQGQQEAPDMTMLPEYDADCYLCPGNVRAGGAVNPSYTDTFVFTNDFAALLPDAGDDAPTHFPKDSLLVAEPETGLCRVLCYSPRHDLTLARLGTGTARKVVDLWCEEFQTLGARDDIGYVQIFENRGSVMGCSNPHPHGQIWATRTVPMYPATEGTRQAAFARKHDSCLLCDYLAVERERGERILFENDAFVVLVPFWATWPFETMIVPKHHMSNILEMDTDCRDALADAMVRLNIRYDNLFQTSFPYSMGIHQAPTDGADHAPWHFHIHYYPPLLRSRSVKKFMVGYEMMAMPQRDLTAESAAKRLRDQSEQHYLETR